The genomic interval GAACGCGACGCGCTCCCCTCCCCGCCACCTCGCGGCGGCGAGACCAGGCCTCCGCGACCCTCGCCGGCCGTCCCTGAGCGCCGCCCGCACCGGCAACTCGGTTTCGAGGCTGATCTCGGCAGGTTTGTGTCTGCCCTCGATCCAAAACCGGTGCTGTGGTTTGTTTCACGATCCCGTTAAAGTTGTCGAATCCGTTCGGCGATTGTGATTCAGGTAGAGGAATTAGTTTTGCAAGACAGGTTTtacaaggaatttttttttttggggggggggggggggggggggggagtgggGGACACGTTTTTATGCTGTTGTTCTGATGACTTCTTGAAAGTCACACCCAAGTTAGTTAGTTATCAGCAGCTCATGGTAATCTTCAGTGATGGATTAACCGCTCTACGGTATCTAGGCAATTTGAGAGTAGAAGCAAGCCGTAGCCTACAGAACATTTTGCCATCCAAATGCTTGGCATTTTGATTTGATTACGCAGGCAGTAATTTTGGAGTAGAAAACGCGTCCTACCGAACATGAGACTTATCACAAGTATATCGTTTTTTGACAATAGTCAATAGGAACTCTGCGTTGAGGGGTTTGATTTCAATTTGTTCTAGATTTGATCCATTCttcttccttttatttttctgatgCAACCAACAATTAGTCTGGCATTGGCGTTAGCGATTACCATCTACTAGTTATTTTCCGTTAGAATCTATATGCATGTACAGCTTATTGATTACCACCAACTGTTGGAACATATGTAACCTGCTTCTTTTTATGCAGATTGCTCTAGTACAATGAGCTGGAGATTTCCTCTTTTTGGGTATGTTATTTTTACTGAAAGCAATACTTTTTTCGTTTGTTCTTCTTATGTCTGTTCCTAACCTTTCCTCGCATAGCATTTGTATTCTATAAACTGAGGTTCCTCTTTTATTTGGTAGAAAGTATTGTATTTGTTGATCAGTGCCAGCCAGCAGGCTTGATGTGATTCGTAATCCTTAGTTTCTTTCTATACTAAAAAGCCTTCAGATATTGATGCTCAAAAAATTGCTTTGCTTTTGTTCCAAAAGTTTATTTTATCATCCGAACAGTGTCCACCACTCAGCTACTCTGTTATTTCTTATGGTTGGGTCTTCAGTTACgctgaatttaatttttagcaTAAGTAAATTAACGTGGCTATTTAATATGATTCACTTATTGCCTTAAGCTTTCCTGAAAAACGAGCTCCTCTGGCTTACTGTCTTTGTTTCTGCTGAATGCTTGCCAGCAGCaactcgcagcagcagcaacctgaTCCAAATTTCCAGGACAACCCTACGCAACCTTGGTACCCTCAGTCTGTAGTTGGTTCATCTTCACATCCATCCATGCCAAGCTCTTCCAATGTTGGTCCACATCAAAGAGCTTCTGATAATTCCCAGTCTTCATCGCGTGCTCAACCATCTCCAGCTGAGGCTGCAGGGATAATTGCTCGGTTAAAGGACAAAAGGTAAGCAGCTAACCTTTTTTTGATAAGTTGCTTGTAGCTTCCTGTATACGAAGTTTCATTGTATTATGCCTTATCTTATCTATACTGTGGGTTAAAATTGCAACAGCCTTGTTACTTTTTACCATGGTATTTTACATATTCTAGTGTTTATATTAGTACTAAAAGAGAGTCACTAGAATCTAACTAATAATATTAGAGTAATGAATTTTTAATTGCAATAATGATATCATGGCTGATATTCTATATTCTATCAATTGGTAATGAATGAAGAATCCCTAGCTTTTCAGAGGGCACGACAATTTGTGCAATTCAGAAGGGATGTATATAAATGCTAAAAGAAGTGATTATGTATGGTTGGGTTGCTTTTTATAATCGCCACCTTTACTACATGTGTTTTTCACACTATTCCTTGTGAGCATGCTTGGTTGGAATGCAAAACTGCTGTATATAATACTGTCCTTTTTTCTGCAGTGTTGATGAGTTGCAGAGGCTGTTGAAAGACAAAGAGGCATATAATGCTTTCTTCAATTCACTCGATCAAGTTAAAACCCAGAACAACGTAAGTTTTGTTGCTGAGTACACAGGTGTTTGAAATTTGTATTGTTGGCTCTACTTAGATGTTTCTGTATTTCCTCCAGTAGTTAAAGATACACAGGAAACTCCAAACTATATGCtccaattatttttctttttctttttctggccTCATACTTGAGGCTTTGGGCTGTGGCACATCTCCTGTGATTTGGGCATTAATATGGGTGATTATTCTTTAATTTATATTCGGTGCTGCTTTTAACCTTAGATAGTTGACTTGTCTGAATGCTAGACCTCTTGTCAATTTGCTCACTTCTTGTTCTTTCTTAATGTTCAGTTACGCGATGAGCTTAGAAAGGAGACAGTGCAACTTGCAAGTGAGTTATTTGTGTTTCTGTTATCGGCATGCAATGCTTTTTTATTGGATTGTCTTAACTATGAAAAAGATATAAACAACTTGTTAGTTACTACTGTTTCTAAATCAAATATGGTTGGATCTTCTGAACTTACAGGagaaaatttggaaaaagagcAACGGATCTTGGAGCTCAGGAATCAGGTTTAGTACTGTGACCTCCATCTCAGAAACTATAAGCTACTGTAGCCATGATGTTCATTGTTAAACGAACTTTAAATACAGTTAATGCTATAATAATGGATTTTGTCtgcgtttcaaatttttttcctgAGATTCAAATCGCATTTATTATTGTGCAGTGCACCATTATAAGAACTACAGAACTAGCTGCTGCTCAAGATAGGTTGGCTGAGTTGGAAAGGCAAAAGGATGAGATTATGAGGTCATATTCTCCTGCTGCACTGCTCGACAAGCTCCAAAGTAAGGGTTCTGAACAGCTGCATCTGCATCATTTTTGTTGTGTATTTTAATAAGAGCCTGTGCTTTATTATTTGTAGTTGAATACATTATGTGAATTAGTGCACCGAATCATGGGCATGTTTTGTATGTATCTATTGTTTGCTATGAATGCACTACCCTTCTGTAACCGGCCAATGATCAGGCTAGGACTGGTACTAGCGTCATAGTGGCGTCTATGTTAGTTCCATTTCGTGAAACCTTGATTTATGCTTCTGTCATTGTTTGAAGTCCAACCatgtaatttaatttttcaaacaCCCAACCGCAACCGCTGACATTTTCATGAATTGCTTCGGTGCTTTCTCAGAATCGATGGCGAAGTTGGACGAGGAGTCGGAGGAGCTGCACCAGAAGTTCCTGGAGAAGGACATTGACCTCCCAACCTTTGTTCAGAAGTACAAGAAGCTCCGCGCCGCCTACCACAAGCAGGCGTTGCTCCATCTCGCCGGCAAGACCTCACTTCGCTGAAATCCATCGGCCGTCTGTAGGACGAACACCCTGTTGTATGAGTTTCCCATTTCTCCATCATTCTATTCTGTCGTGGTGTCTGTCCACTTGGCTGTTTATCAGTGCCGCTTAATATTGTAGGGCTTGTGAAAACGTCAGGGTTTGATTGCATTTGTAGATATACGATTGTATTCGCATCATGGAATTTTATGTATGATCATTTGGCTGGTGCCAACGCCAGTGAAGCATTTTGACCTGTCAGAGACACGGAAACAAATATAAATCTTGTGTTCAAATCTGAGCACGAACCAGGATTGTGCCTTGTGCAAATCTTGTACGTACAAAACTGCTCCATGCTCCATATAGTCATATCAGGCATTCCTTTTTgcttatttcaaaaaaaaaaaaaagctaggaTTGATTGAATTTGAGAGTTcctgaatgaaaaaaaaaaagaagaaaacgatTGGCTTTTCCAACCCATTTGCCGCAAGCTCAAAGCATCATAACCTATGGGTTCAGAACCCATTTGCACTGCAGATGAAGTGGCAGGAAATTCAGATGAGCTGTACTACATCTGGATAAAACTGCATCCTCCCATGAGCTTTTGCACGGGATTGGATCTGATCCCTGCGACCGCATGGACGCATGCAAGCGAGGCTCGCACGTAGAACAAAACTGCATTATTAGCCGTGGATTAGAACGATCCAAGGCGAGCTTTGTCTGCAACTCTGCGTGCATCGCTAATTCGCCGCAACCCGCAAGGAACAAGGTGCCCGTGAACCTGCTCCCTTTGGAAGCATAGGGAACCaagtgtactccctctgtttcgtaTTACAAGTCATTTAAATTTGTTCTAAATCAAACGTCTTTCAAATtaactaaatttttaaaaatcgtaTAAGCATTTTCAGCAAGAAACAAACTTACTTTAAAAATGTTATTCAATTATAGGTTTATAATTGATGAGATAATTTGGTACTATAGATATTCtacatttttttctacaaatataGTTGATATTTAACATAGGACAAACCTGAAATAActtgtaatataaaatggagtAGCAAACTAACGTACAGTTGGCCTCCCGAAGATTAGCAGATATGTGTTAGATTAATATATGGAGTATAGATTTGTTCTGTTTGTGTTAGGAGGAAACAGGGGAGGGTTTTGGGCTTACTCTCACCGACAATTCGATCACGAGATAGATGCATTAATAGATGTAGGAAGATCTGTCTATGTTCCTTATCCTTGCTTCTCCTGCTAATTAATTTGCTGATAAGTGGCTAAACCTTGTACATAGCCATGGCCGGGAACGATGCTTGCCACGGATGGACGACGATCTTCGTGCTGAATTTCAGTAGCGTCCTGCACCGTTGACTGCTTGTTTGTTCGTTTGGCTGGCTGGCTTGTTGATGTTGCCTGCTTGCAAGGCACTTTTGAAGGTACAATTTGCGTTTGTCAGCTGTGCTCTCTTCTGCCAGGACGATAGGAGAGTTTTCGGACAACTGCTTGTTCTAGAATTTTAATTTCTCCTAAGCAGTTCTCACATAAATGCTAGTTACCACTGATTCGCCAAAAATAATTGTgggtagttatatatatatatatatatgttcttaataaatttaaagtcaactttgaaaaataaactacaactacaatgaaaaaagaaaatcaaaatgaaCTCTAAGATTAATTTTTAGGTGGCAGCGGCTAATAAGTTATAGGACAAACGATGGAAGCCTCTAAGATACTTGAGttgtaaaatctaaaaaaaaaaagtaaagaaaaaaaaagctaagtgTATTTTTAGATTCTCGCCAATTAGCAAGTCAATAATTCCTCTGTTCCAATATAAATACACCTAGTGCGATATGTGTTATATCTTACGACTATAAATTTGAACAAGCAACtattttatttagatttatagttCTACGAATACAAATCTGGACAAATAACTATATGCGATTCGTAACATAGGATATCTCACGTTCTATCGTAGATGCATTTATATTGAGAAGAAGGTTACTTAAGCCATCTGCGCGCTGAGTACAGCAATGCACGGGCCATCCGCTCGCGGCTGTGTAGTACACTTTTTACGTGCGCACGCAATGCATGCCGAGCTGGATGGAAGGGATGGGACGTGATGCCGCTGGCTGCTCGTGAAGAAGGAACAGACGAGCAGTAGAATCCAACCCCCAAAGAAAGGAGGCCGCGGAATCACGTGTGGAGGAACGGGGATTTGTACACATTTGGATCTGTAGGCGTCACAGCACAATAGATTCACCGAGAAAATATTCATAGTCCACATCAATATTTCCCTAGCTAGTTAATAGTGAGGAAGCAAATACATGTactgaaagaaaataaaaggagattAATTGTGAGGAAGCAAATACATGtactgaaagaaagaaaaaaaaaaggagattaaTTGTGAGGAAGCAAATACATGTactgaaagagagaaaaaaaaagagatttagAGGGATGTGAAATTGTGAGAGGGCTAGGGATTGAACATAAAACCTCAGAGTTGAAACCACACGCCGACTACTACTGCACTatatcaagtgcatctcaatTACATATACTACAGGATGAGAGTCAGAGAGTCGGACATGGCAGACATGCATATGTTACTTTGTAGGAGGAATAGGCATGTAGGTTACGTTTTATATCTTGAGAAGCAGCGGACGAGAATATGAAGAAATTGGAAAACCAACTTCTAATTTCTTATAAATTTTCTGAATTATACAAAGTTATCCTTTTAATTATGTAACTAATACAGCTATAAAAAATATGGATAAAAAAGCTAAAAGCTCCTCCTAAAAAAAAGCCTTAAATATCTTTCTAAGATACCCCTCTATAGGAAGTGTGGTTATCAACACGTACAAGCATGCGTTACTCACCAATGGATCGTGGTCCTTGAACACATCATTCGGATCACATGTTTCTGCAGACTGCAGATAATACCAGTATGCGAGCATCTACGTTGATGTTATTTGTACACATCCAAGTTAATAATTAAACAAGTTAACCTGATCGCCGGTCACAGCCAATGACCCAGAGAATAATGCAAATTAACAGTAATTATTAACAGACACTCAACGGTtgttgattggttgataactaaGCTAAGACACACCTGGTGATTCGTCGACAGGGTGTGATGATCCTTGTCCTTGTTGACCCGTGAAGAAGCTGTCTCAGGACGTGTCAGGAATCAAGGATTTCGTCAGGTTTTACCTGCAGTGGCCGGACAAAAACTTTGACAGGATGTGGTACAATATTCTTGCCCATCTTTGTGACTTTTGGTCGCACTCCTAGGCGTGTTTAACTTCCTTAATCTGTCTTCCTCGCTGTCTCAGCTTAACTAAGTAATTAAAAGGGTCAATTTGGTTCTGTGCATCTCACTCCACTACAATTTTGCATGTGATAAGCCAGTATTTTGCTTCTCCATAATTAATCATTGTTCTTGTGACGATTTTTGTCCAGTGAGAGATTCTTATCCCAAATAATCTTTCTACTCCAAGGGAGAAGCAGAACATTGTTCAAAAATCAAGACCTTatcataatttatttactaCCACCATGAGATGATGGTTGAGGTAAATAGTAAAGCATCGAACTGTACGGCGGTGGAGTTGTGAGGGCATAATACCAACGACCAAAGTTCACATTCTTTGAGCATGTGTTAGGTTAGTCAAAAGATGCCAAGATGGTGTCCGTGTGTGCTTGGTCAAACGGTTAATTAAACTATAACCTTCGAAAAACAATTAAACTTAAGAAAACACTATATGTCTATAAGAGTATAAGCAAGTTAATCCTAAGAGCAATTCcacggtccttgaggaggtaccatgaggtactaaaaatttagtgtaaaatttagtacctcaTAATACTTCATActacctaggtaccaagaggtaccaaatttacaatagaaaaagtgatacctcatggtacctcctcaaggaccgtaaaattgctctaataCTAAAGacttatttctttttcaaattaaCGTGTTCTGTAGAAATCATCGGCGATACTATTAActcaaattaatatataaatgGTCCTAAAAGCTTAAGGCCCCTTtaaatcgcaggattgagaaaacgtaataatagaaaaaacacaaaattttgatatgaatgtaagagtaaaatagatgattgcaaaacataagaaaaacatagcaatgaccgtttgattggactgcagaaaaaacgcaggaattagaggagagataaaaacTCAAAGGACAATTtccatgaggtagaacctcgtGTTAgatttcctctaaaatttacgtggcattagacattctataggaattttataggattccaaAAAATTCACTCATTTGATTCAAAtggctatatagaaaaaatttctACAgggataaaatcctctaaaatttttatgaattttctttAAATCAAAGGAGACCTTAATAATGATGAACTTATTAGCTTATGGTATCTCTCTTTTTCGTGAGCACGTTTTTTCAAGCCAATAAATAATCTGTTTTTACAGAAACTATTTACGAAAGttcattttcaaaaaataaatatatttcaaaatttttaaaatacccATTCGTCTCTAAAAACAAGTCCAACCATAACTTACGAACCTAGATACTACTTAGATACTACTTATGttagagattttatttttcttttggacAGAGTACTAGAGTAGTACTTAATGATTTGAATGTGCGCTATTAGCCCGTCATGTTGTCCGTGCCGCCGTAATTAAGCTCAAACCATTCAATCGATCGGCGCCAAAGACTACAGGATCAACAGCCAgaaaccctatataaacccagCTCGCTCAGTCACAATCCTCACTCCCCTCAGTGACACTCTCTTAGCAAGCAAGCTAGCTTAGCCAGGAGAGCTCCATTGCCATGGCggacaccaccaccatccctctcctcctcctcctcctggccgccaccgtcgccgccgccgccgagctctccGTGTACCACAACGTGCACccctcgtcgccgtccccgcTCGAGTCTATCATCGCGCTcgcccgcgacgacgacgcccgcctcctcttcctctcctccaaggccgccaccgccggcgtctCCTCCGCCCCCGTCGCCTCCGGCCAGGCCCCCCCGTCCTACGTCGTCCGCGCCGGCCTCGGCTCGCCGtcgcagcagctgctgctggcgCTCGACACCAGCGCCGACGCGACGTGGGCGCACTGCTCGCCGTGCGGCACGTGCCCGAGCAGCAGCCTCTTCGCCCCGGCCAACTCCTCCTCCTACGCCTCCCTCCCGTGCTCCTCGTCGTGGTGCCCGCTGTTCCAGGGCCAGGCGTGCCCGGCGccgcagggcggcggcgacgcggcgccgccgccggcgatgctgCCGACGTGCGCCTTCTCCAAGCCGTTCGCCGACGCGTCGTTCCAGGCGGCGCTCGCCAGCGACACGCTGAGGCTGGGCAAGGACGCCATCCCGAACTACACGTTCGGGTGCGTGAGCTCGGTGACGGGGCCGACGACGAACATGCCAAGGCAAGGGCTGCTCGGCCTCGGGCGTGGCCCCATGGCGCTGCTCTCCCAGGCCGGGAGCTTGTACAATGGCGTCTTCTCCTACTGCCTCCCGAGCTACAGGTCATACTACTTCTCCGGCTCGCTCCGgctgggcgccggcggcgggcagccgAGGAGCGTCCGGTACACGCCGATGCTGAGGAACCCGCACAGGTCGTCGCTCTACTACGTGAACGTGACGGGGCTCAGCGTGGGGCGCGCGTGGGTGAAGGTCCCCGCGGGATCGTTCGCGttcgacgccgccaccggcgccggcacggTGGTGGACTCCGGCACGGTGATCACGCGGTGGACGGCGCCGGTGTACGCGGCGCTGCGGGAGGAGTTCCGGCggcaggtggcggcgccgaGCGGGTACACGTCGCTGGGCGCGTTCGACACGTGCTTCAACACCGAcgaggtggccgccggcggcgcccccgcGGTGACGGTGCACATGGACGGCGGCGTGGACCTGGCGCTGCCGATGGAGAACACGCTCATCCACAGCAGCGCCACGCCGCTGGCCTGCCTCGCCATGGCCGAGGCGCCGCAGAACGTCAACTCCGTCGTCAACGTCATCGCCAACCTGCAGCAGCAGAACATCCGGGTCGTCTTCGACGTCGCCAACTCCCGCGTCGGCTTCGCCAAGGAGTCCTGCAACTAATTCAGAATTAAGATTAATTAAGATGATCTACCGCTATCTCATCTAGAGCCAAGCTGCTGCTAGCAAATGCACGAGAACGGCTTGTGCAGTCTATGTATTCTcttcttttccctttctgaaATCACGGTGTCCTCTTGTGGGTTTGTAGCTTTCCGATCTGTGCAATAAGGTATACGTGACATCAAAACTTGGTCACGGGCGCCTGTCTCATCTGTATGTGCCAATAGGGCTATATCTAGGTGATTACGTACGTACTCAGGGTTTTACCAGTGTGAATTGGTATGTTTACATCGATCTTAAAGATCTTCATCATTTGCATCGCTAGAAAAACTTCATATGAGAATACCAAATCAAGGGCAGCAATTCACAAGTATGAGTACTGAATCGATTTTTCATGTGAGCAGAATTATAGACCCAAGTTACTCATCAGAACTCACAAGATGGCAACCACACATATATTCCTTGCAGCAAATGTCACTGTGATACATAGGCCAAACAGAGAACATCCGATCAGTTACTTCATGTTGTTGGATATTTTTGAGCTGCGGGTCTGCAGCGCGCGTATACAACAGGGTGAATGCCAGATCAGTTTGCCTTGGTGCTGTTCTTGATCCACTCCAGGTACTTGGTGTTACCACCAGTTATGGGAAGAGCGATAACTTCAGGAACACTGCATGAACAAGTTACCAGTAAATCTGACAGGAACATTTTTCTCCCGGGCCGGCCGAAAGAATAGGCCAACCAAATTACATTAAGATTTCAGGGAGAAAAGTTACAAGTAAACTATAGTAAACAGACAGATTGTACAGCAAGATCAATAAACTGAATGAAGCTTACTCGTATTCATGGTTAGCTTTGACATGTTCAGTCAAGGCATCTAGAAGAGATTCTCTAGTCTTGATTATGAGTAACTCTTCAGCATCAGTTTGCACCTGCAAGAAGGCAGATTATTGATCACTAAATCCTAGGTCTGCTAAGGAGCAGGAAATACATCATCCGAAGGAATGATAAACCACTGAATTACAAAGATGAGAACTATTAATAATCTATTCAGTCTATAGGTAAATTTCCACAACGCACCTTTCCCTCCCACCAATAAACAGATTCAATGCCTGAAAAATGTACAGAACTTCAGTATAATTCAGTATAAACGATAATATGAAACAAGCTAATTGCGAATCTTGGCACAGCACCTGTTGCCTAACAGCATAAGGAAGGGCAGCGCAACAATCATTGGACAACCAAAGCACCATTATATTTCGTGATTCAACAGAGTTCTTGTTTCAGTCCAAAGTAAGGTAAGCAAAGCTTTAAAAGGGTTTGTTCCCACATATGATGGATTTTCTTGATCTAATTCGTTTACACTGCCACCTCTACTAAACCTTTTCAGTGTTTCCATTAAATTTTTTGAAGGTAATAAAGATGTTTTCTATGGAATACAGAGGGCCAATAACACTGACATATGATCTGGGTTCATAGGCATATAGTGTCAGAGAAACGGAAGTGATGAGCAAAGTGACAAACCAGGCACTATATTGACACAAGCAGCTAGTTTCTCACTGATGATGCTCTGTGACAGCTTCTTCCCTGCAGTAGATGTGAAACATGATGCTTTTAAAGACTGCTTAAACAAAAGGCAGAAATAGATGctaaaattaattaacaaaaaaataaacgCTAAACAACAATATTGAAAGGAGAAACATGATGCTCACAAGACAAATAGTGCAAGATCAATCTCAACTCTAACTGCTTTATCTTGGAGGAAATGAAATATATTGCCTAGCAAGTTCCACAAATGAAATGAGCACACAATATAACAAGAACAAAAACACAGTAAAGTACTACCTGCTTCCCTGTTTGGAACAGTCACATACACAACAATGGATGGCACGGTGGTGGAAGCGGACTCCATCCGAGCAGAGCTGAGACCTCTTACCCTGAGAAATTTTGCATTCAGATATCACTACAAGAAGATAGAATTCAAACTAGATAA from Oryza glaberrima chromosome 3, OglaRS2, whole genome shotgun sequence carries:
- the LOC127765303 gene encoding vacuolar protein-sorting-associated protein 37 homolog 1-like isoform X2 yields the protein MSWRFPLFGNSQQQQPDPNFQDNPTQPWYPQSVVGSSSHPSMPSSSNVGPHQRASDNSQSSSRAQPSPAEAAGIIARLKDKSVDELQRLLKDKEAYNAFFNSLDQVKTQNNLRDELRKETVQLARENLEKEQRILELRNQCTIIRTTELAAAQDRLAELERQKDEIMRSYSPAALLDKLQKSMAKLDEESEELHQKFLEKDIDLPTFVQKYKKLRAAYHKQALLHLAGKTSLR
- the LOC127765303 gene encoding vacuolar protein-sorting-associated protein 37 homolog 1-like isoform X1, with protein sequence MSWRFPLFGSNSQQQQPDPNFQDNPTQPWYPQSVVGSSSHPSMPSSSNVGPHQRASDNSQSSSRAQPSPAEAAGIIARLKDKSVDELQRLLKDKEAYNAFFNSLDQVKTQNNLRDELRKETVQLARENLEKEQRILELRNQCTIIRTTELAAAQDRLAELERQKDEIMRSYSPAALLDKLQKSMAKLDEESEELHQKFLEKDIDLPTFVQKYKKLRAAYHKQALLHLAGKTSLR
- the LOC127767092 gene encoding aspartyl protease 25; protein product: MADTTTIPLLLLLLAATVAAAAELSVYHNVHPSSPSPLESIIALARDDDARLLFLSSKAATAGVSSAPVASGQAPPSYVVRAGLGSPSQQLLLALDTSADATWAHCSPCGTCPSSSLFAPANSSSYASLPCSSSWCPLFQGQACPAPQGGGDAAPPPAMLPTCAFSKPFADASFQAALASDTLRLGKDAIPNYTFGCVSSVTGPTTNMPRQGLLGLGRGPMALLSQAGSLYNGVFSYCLPSYRSYYFSGSLRLGAGGGQPRSVRYTPMLRNPHRSSLYYVNVTGLSVGRAWVKVPAGSFAFDAATGAGTVVDSGTVITRWTAPVYAALREEFRRQVAAPSGYTSLGAFDTCFNTDEVAAGGAPAVTVHMDGGVDLALPMENTLIHSSATPLACLAMAEAPQNVNSVVNVIANLQQQNIRVVFDVANSRVGFAKESCN